Proteins from a genomic interval of Phenylobacterium sp. LH3H17:
- a CDS encoding acyl dehydratase, translating to MPASFDDIEMGQVVSLGEIPVDAGALDAFIAAFAPGWPAERGAPDAMVYAIWCRLDAASAMEWPQTKRLGVDALRWARNPPAGELLRGRMTVMGKDPVGDGKGIVIAQHDLLDEAGRLVFSCLTRSVFSR from the coding sequence ATGCCCGCGTCGTTCGACGATATCGAGATGGGTCAGGTGGTGTCGCTGGGGGAGATCCCCGTGGACGCCGGCGCGCTGGACGCCTTCATCGCCGCCTTCGCGCCCGGCTGGCCCGCCGAGCGCGGCGCGCCCGACGCCATGGTCTATGCGATCTGGTGCCGGCTGGACGCCGCCTCGGCCATGGAGTGGCCCCAGACCAAGCGCCTGGGGGTCGACGCCCTGCGCTGGGCGCGCAACCCGCCGGCCGGCGAGCTGCTGCGCGGCCGGATGACGGTTATGGGCAAGGATCCCGTCGGCGACGGCAAGGGCATCGTCATCGCCCAGCACGACCTGTTGGACGAGGCCGGGCGGCTGGTCTTCTCCTGCCTGACGCGGAGCGTGTTCTCGCGGTAG
- a CDS encoding SapC family protein gives MATTQTGSGQISGNVLFYSKPEPLSVDLHKNLGVKRMDGPFKFAREGHAVPITVTEFSLGAVCGPIIFVGDEKIPLQVMGLNPGTNMFLQDDGMFEPGVYIPAYIRRYPFVFANDSAAGQMILCIDRAAEFIVEGGDMAFFDDKGQPTEYTQGCIQFCNDYEAERQRTASFVQILKDLDLFELKTANFTPTNPDGTAGEPQKVAEYFGVSETKLNALPADKFVELRDNGALGQIYCHLNSLVGWDRLIALATARLNAQPQAANA, from the coding sequence ATGGCGACCACCCAAACCGGCTCGGGCCAGATTTCCGGCAATGTGCTGTTCTACTCCAAGCCGGAGCCGCTCTCCGTCGACCTGCACAAGAACCTCGGCGTCAAGCGCATGGACGGGCCCTTCAAGTTCGCCCGCGAAGGCCACGCCGTTCCGATCACCGTCACCGAGTTCAGCCTGGGCGCGGTCTGCGGTCCGATCATCTTCGTCGGCGACGAGAAGATCCCGCTCCAGGTCATGGGCCTGAATCCGGGAACCAACATGTTCCTGCAGGACGACGGCATGTTCGAGCCCGGCGTCTACATCCCGGCCTACATCCGCCGCTATCCGTTCGTGTTCGCCAATGACAGCGCCGCGGGCCAGATGATCCTCTGCATCGACCGCGCCGCGGAATTCATCGTCGAGGGCGGCGACATGGCCTTCTTCGACGACAAGGGTCAGCCCACCGAATACACACAGGGCTGCATCCAGTTCTGCAACGACTACGAGGCCGAGCGTCAGCGCACGGCCAGCTTCGTGCAGATCCTCAAGGACCTGGACCTGTTCGAGCTGAAGACCGCCAACTTCACCCCGACCAATCCCGACGGCACCGCCGGCGAGCCGCAGAAGGTCGCCGAGTATTTCGGCGTCTCGGAAACCAAGCTCAACGCCCTGCCGGCCGACAAATTCGTCGAGCTGCGCGACAACGGCGCGCTCGGCCAGATCTACTGCCATCTGAACTCGCTGGTCGGCTGGGATCGCCTCATCGCGCTGGCCACCGCCCGCCTGAACGCCCAGCCCCAGGCGGCCAACGCCTAA
- a CDS encoding MaoC/PaaZ C-terminal domain-containing protein, producing the protein MAIFYPDILDQKTAPRTFSYGDKDVMLYALGVGLGQDPMNETELAFVYEKNLKVIPTAATVLASGLRGAAGPAPEMPAGHRPSQINFLMVVHGEQKVELHKPLTASGTYTATSRTAGAFDKGEGKGAVIINETIWTDDKGEKVATLTGSTFARGDGGFGGPSEGAPEPHVVPTRPADLSVDFTTREDQALLYRLNGDRNPLHSDPDVAKRAGFPRPILHGLCTYGITCRAVLQAITDFDPDQILSHQARFSAPVFPGDTITVDLWKDGKNISFEARVKERGATVIKNGLTVLR; encoded by the coding sequence ATGGCGATTTTTTACCCCGACATTCTCGACCAGAAGACCGCCCCGCGGACCTTCAGCTACGGCGACAAGGACGTGATGCTGTACGCGCTGGGCGTCGGCCTGGGCCAGGACCCCATGAACGAGACGGAGCTCGCCTTCGTCTACGAGAAGAACCTCAAGGTTATCCCGACCGCGGCCACGGTGCTGGCCTCGGGCCTGCGCGGCGCCGCGGGCCCCGCCCCGGAGATGCCGGCCGGCCATCGCCCCAGCCAGATCAACTTCCTGATGGTGGTCCATGGCGAGCAGAAGGTTGAGCTGCACAAGCCCCTGACGGCCAGCGGGACCTATACCGCCACCAGCCGCACCGCCGGCGCCTTCGACAAGGGCGAGGGCAAGGGCGCGGTGATCATCAACGAAACCATCTGGACCGACGACAAGGGCGAGAAGGTCGCCACCCTGACCGGCTCCACCTTCGCCCGCGGCGACGGCGGTTTCGGGGGCCCCTCGGAAGGCGCGCCCGAGCCGCACGTCGTGCCGACCCGCCCGGCCGACCTGTCGGTGGACTTCACCACCCGCGAGGACCAGGCCCTGCTCTACCGCCTGAACGGCGACCGCAACCCGCTTCACTCCGATCCGGACGTGGCCAAGCGGGCGGGCTTCCCGCGGCCGATCCTGCACGGGCTGTGCACCTACGGCATCACCTGCCGCGCCGTGCTGCAGGCCATCACCGACTTCGACCCCGACCAGATCCTCAGCCACCAGGCGCGGTTCTCCGCCCCGGTCTTCCCGGGCGACACCATCACCGTCGACCTCTGGAAGGACGGCAAGAACATCTCCTTCGAGGCCCGCGTGAAGGAACGCGGCGCCACGGTGATCAAGAACGGCCTGACCGTCCTGCGGTAG
- a CDS encoding phosphatase PAP2 family protein produces the protein MFRTPKLLASAALAVALAACSSLTLPNTPAAVAPVDESLVAHPIPTTLTGYLAAGAIDGTALLGPPPAPDSLRGQADRARYLETRSLEGSARWAQAKVDNDLWGGGALKQYACKMGVAIDARQTPSTLRVLERVELDVRTVGKPAKDHYNRPRPMVGDDRAICVPREAWMKTNASYPSGHAMTGWVWALILAELMPAKTDGLLAVGKSVGDSRAICGVHYPSDIEAGRTLGAAMVATLHGDPEFQADMRKARAEVARARTAPSGCGA, from the coding sequence ATGTTCCGCACGCCCAAGCTCCTCGCCAGCGCGGCCCTGGCCGTCGCCCTCGCCGCCTGTTCCAGCCTGACGCTCCCAAACACGCCGGCCGCCGTGGCGCCCGTGGACGAGAGCCTGGTCGCCCATCCCATCCCGACCACCCTGACCGGCTATCTCGCCGCCGGCGCCATCGACGGAACCGCCCTGCTGGGCCCGCCGCCGGCGCCCGACAGCCTGCGCGGCCAGGCCGACCGGGCGCGCTATCTCGAGACCCGATCCCTGGAGGGCAGCGCCCGCTGGGCGCAAGCCAAGGTGGACAACGACCTGTGGGGCGGCGGGGCGCTGAAGCAGTACGCGTGCAAGATGGGCGTCGCGATCGACGCCAGGCAGACCCCGTCCACCCTGCGGGTGCTGGAGCGGGTGGAGCTGGACGTGCGCACGGTCGGCAAGCCGGCCAAGGACCACTACAACCGCCCGCGGCCGATGGTCGGGGACGACCGGGCCATCTGCGTTCCGCGCGAGGCCTGGATGAAGACCAACGCCTCCTATCCTTCCGGCCACGCCATGACCGGCTGGGTCTGGGCGCTGATCCTGGCCGAGCTCATGCCGGCCAAGACCGACGGCCTGCTTGCGGTTGGCAAGTCGGTGGGCGACAGCCGGGCCATCTGCGGCGTGCACTATCCCAGCGACATCGAGGCCGGCCGGACCCTGGGCGCGGCCATGGTCGCCACCCTGCACGGCGACCCGGAGTTCCAGGCCGACATGCGCAAGGCCCGCGCCGAGGTCGCCCGCGCCAGGACCGCGCCGAGCGGCTGCGGCGCCTAG
- a CDS encoding GNAT family N-acetyltransferase: MIETPRLILRAFRDDDREAFAAMNADPRVGEWLGGVRTRAESDQTIDRINTHIAQRGYDFWAAARRSDDQLVGMIGVRFHEQSPPGPCIEMGWRLSSAVQGQGLATEGARAALAWGFANIDTPEIIAFTAATNLKSQAVMTRIGMIADPSRDFDHPALAEDHPLRRHVVYAVRRP, from the coding sequence ATGATCGAGACGCCCCGCCTCATCCTGCGCGCCTTCCGCGACGACGACCGCGAGGCGTTCGCCGCGATGAACGCCGACCCGCGCGTGGGCGAATGGCTGGGCGGCGTCCGCACGCGTGCGGAGAGCGACCAGACCATTGACCGGATCAATACTCACATCGCACAGCGCGGCTATGACTTCTGGGCGGCCGCGCGGCGGTCCGACGATCAGCTCGTCGGCATGATCGGCGTGCGCTTCCATGAGCAGAGCCCGCCAGGACCCTGCATTGAGATGGGTTGGCGACTGTCGTCGGCCGTTCAGGGTCAGGGGCTGGCCACCGAAGGGGCGAGGGCGGCCTTGGCGTGGGGGTTCGCCAACATCGACACGCCCGAGATCATCGCCTTCACCGCGGCGACCAACCTCAAGTCCCAGGCCGTGATGACCCGCATCGGCATGATCGCTGACCCGTCCCGCGACTTCGACCATCCCGCGCTGGCGGAGGACCATCCCCTGCGCCGCCACGTCGTCTATGCGGTGCGCCGGCCCTAG
- the aguB gene encoding N-carbamoylputrescine amidase has translation MARTINVAAIQTAYGTDLAANIAKTQDFIRQAAANGAQVILPSELFQGPYFCVAQEERWFAEAHPWREHPCVTALAPLAAELGVVLPISIFEREGPHYFNSLVMVDADGSLMGVYRKSHIPDGPGYMEKYYFRPGDTGFKVWDTRFGRLGVGICWDQWYPEAARAMALMGAEVLFYPTAIGSEPHDATLDTAAPWRRAMQGHAVSNVIPVVGANRIGFEPWDNYPNGGQAFYGSSFIADHRGDLVSALGRDDEGLVQASFDLDFLAAHRAAWGFFRDRRTDLYGALTAPRPA, from the coding sequence ATGGCCCGCACGATCAATGTCGCCGCGATCCAGACCGCCTACGGGACGGACCTCGCCGCCAATATCGCCAAGACGCAGGACTTCATCCGCCAGGCCGCGGCGAACGGCGCCCAGGTGATCCTGCCGTCGGAACTGTTCCAGGGCCCCTATTTCTGCGTCGCCCAGGAGGAGCGCTGGTTTGCAGAGGCCCATCCGTGGCGGGAGCATCCCTGCGTCACCGCGCTCGCGCCGCTGGCCGCCGAACTGGGCGTGGTCCTGCCGATCTCGATCTTCGAGCGCGAGGGCCCGCACTATTTCAACAGCCTGGTGATGGTCGACGCCGACGGTTCGCTGATGGGCGTCTACCGCAAGAGCCATATCCCCGACGGCCCGGGCTATATGGAGAAGTACTATTTCCGGCCCGGCGACACCGGCTTCAAGGTCTGGGACACCCGCTTCGGCCGGCTGGGCGTCGGCATCTGCTGGGACCAGTGGTACCCGGAGGCCGCGCGCGCCATGGCGCTGATGGGCGCCGAGGTGCTGTTCTATCCCACCGCCATCGGCTCGGAGCCGCACGACGCCACCCTCGACACCGCCGCCCCCTGGCGGCGCGCCATGCAGGGCCACGCGGTCTCCAACGTGATCCCGGTGGTGGGCGCCAACCGCATCGGCTTCGAGCCCTGGGACAACTACCCCAACGGCGGCCAAGCCTTCTACGGCAGCTCCTTCATCGCCGACCATCGCGGCGACCTGGTCTCGGCCCTGGGGCGGGACGACGAAGGCCTGGTCCAGGCCAGTTTCGACCTCGACTTCCTCGCCGCCCACCGCGCCGCCTGGGGCTTCTTCCGCGACCGCCGCACCGACCTATACGGCGCGTTGACGGCGCCGCGTCCGGCCTGA
- a CDS encoding agmatine deiminase family protein: MTLLVPAEWARHRAMWLGFPSHAELWEEDLPQAQAEVAALARALAGPGAERVRLLTGSPAGEAEARRLLGQVAGVEIVSGRFGDIWLRDTGPIFAKEQDRDTARGFRFNGWGGSYELEHDDEVAGQIAAASGVPLTEHDFILEGGAVDHDGIGTVLTTGQCVLNPNRNPGWTEAVAEAAFARALGARKVLWLGEGLANDHTDGHVDNLARFVAPGVVVCPVAFGRGDVNGGAYDDAARRLAGMTDADGRPLQVVRVPSPGWIESHEGGAAPASHMNFIIANGAVIMPTYKPGRAADFALEALKSVFPDREVIGLPSNAILTGGGSFHCITQQEPA, encoded by the coding sequence ATGACCCTGCTCGTCCCCGCCGAATGGGCTCGCCACCGCGCCATGTGGCTGGGTTTCCCCAGCCATGCGGAGCTGTGGGAGGAGGACTTGCCCCAGGCCCAGGCCGAGGTGGCCGCCCTGGCCCGCGCCCTGGCCGGACCCGGCGCCGAGCGCGTGCGCCTGCTCACCGGATCGCCGGCCGGCGAGGCCGAGGCCCGGCGCCTGTTGGGCCAGGTGGCGGGGGTCGAGATCGTTTCCGGTCGGTTCGGCGATATCTGGCTGCGCGACACCGGGCCGATCTTCGCCAAGGAGCAGGACCGCGACACGGCCCGCGGCTTCCGCTTCAACGGCTGGGGCGGCAGCTACGAGCTGGAGCACGACGACGAGGTGGCCGGCCAGATCGCCGCGGCCTCCGGTGTTCCGCTCACGGAGCACGACTTCATCCTGGAGGGCGGCGCCGTCGACCACGACGGGATCGGCACGGTGCTGACCACCGGCCAGTGCGTGCTCAATCCCAACCGCAATCCCGGCTGGACGGAAGCCGTCGCCGAGGCCGCCTTCGCCCGGGCGCTGGGCGCGCGCAAGGTGCTGTGGCTGGGCGAGGGCCTGGCCAACGACCACACCGACGGCCATGTGGACAACCTGGCGCGCTTCGTCGCCCCGGGCGTCGTGGTCTGCCCCGTCGCCTTCGGCCGGGGCGACGTGAACGGCGGGGCCTATGACGACGCCGCGCGCCGCTTGGCCGGCATGACCGACGCCGACGGCCGCCCGCTGCAGGTGGTCCGCGTGCCCTCTCCGGGCTGGATCGAGAGCCATGAGGGCGGAGCGGCCCCGGCCAGCCACATGAACTTCATCATCGCCAACGGGGCGGTGATCATGCCCACCTACAAGCCGGGCCGCGCCGCGGACTTCGCCCTGGAGGCCCTGAAGAGCGTGTTCCCCGACCGCGAGGTCATCGGCCTGCCGTCCAACGCCATCCTGACCGGCGGCGGGTCGTTCCACTGCATCACCCAGCAGGAGCCCGCCTGA
- a CDS encoding TonB-dependent receptor codes for MNKILSRALCATTALATGLLVSNAAMAQSTGTAIVEELVVTGVSGPRQLDGVVAVEVPKSRSALTAEFIAKQTPGQTILDTINILPGVNFTANDAFGSSGGDITLRGFDSARVALLQDGVPLNDSGNYAIYPNQQLDSDLISRVDVNLGTTDVDSPTAAAAGGTINYTTRTPSDEMGGRFEVGLGSENFQRYYGTLESGAFGPWGTKAWVSGLYTTNDIFTGTGKIKKQQYNARIYQPLGDNGDFVSLIAHYNENRNAFIRRINLGQFERNGVTTANLPDTTLTYDAACVRPAPNAGTVQNEATSATGFTASCANYVGNNINPSNTGNLRGQGSFHLTDNLILTVDPSFQYTIANGGGRAIFQENDPQFRTPTDLNGDGDALDRVLLYWPNTTNTRRYSLTSSIIWKFADNQSLRGAYTIDYARHRQTGQATRFDQNGDPLDVFGGKDGYGPPVVLSDGTILRRRDRFSIATLNQFSIEYRGRFMEDRLLLNAGLRAPFFKRDLNNYCYQRDTFNAYCTTQSPTVVAGTDDGQGRPLVVFPTAGSSQNSSSANRFALPRSFQVKFDDVLPNVGVSYELTENHSIYASYAETLSAPRTDDLYGQKLSDVGPEIGKAIDLGWRYQSPTLLLTAAAWRNDFSNRIERAFDEAAGIAFSLNVGDVKLWGVDGQVKWQPEDYLSFFASASYIESEIQSNIPGESFGTVLQTKGKSLYETPKLQGAVRVDWDPTEWLSLGVQGKFVGDRWTNLVNTEKAPGYSLWDLDARFKLPVFEMEQTYLQLNVKNLFDERYIGDLTGNPTGTSVFQPGYSRTFVATLHVEF; via the coding sequence ATGAACAAGATTTTGAGCCGCGCCCTGTGCGCGACTACGGCGCTGGCTACGGGCCTGTTGGTCTCCAACGCCGCCATGGCCCAATCGACCGGTACGGCGATCGTCGAGGAACTGGTGGTCACCGGCGTCAGCGGGCCCCGGCAGCTGGACGGCGTGGTCGCTGTCGAGGTACCGAAGTCGCGCTCGGCCCTGACGGCTGAGTTCATCGCCAAGCAGACCCCGGGTCAGACGATCCTGGACACCATCAACATCCTGCCGGGCGTGAACTTCACCGCCAACGACGCCTTCGGTTCGTCCGGCGGCGACATCACCCTGCGCGGCTTCGACAGCGCCCGCGTGGCCCTGCTGCAGGACGGCGTGCCGCTCAACGACAGCGGCAACTACGCCATCTATCCGAACCAGCAGCTGGACTCGGACCTGATCAGCCGCGTCGACGTGAACCTGGGCACCACCGACGTGGACAGCCCGACGGCGGCGGCGGCCGGCGGCACCATCAACTACACGACCCGCACGCCGTCCGACGAGATGGGCGGCCGCTTCGAGGTCGGTCTCGGTTCCGAGAACTTCCAGCGCTATTATGGCACCCTGGAATCGGGCGCCTTCGGCCCCTGGGGCACCAAGGCCTGGGTCAGCGGCCTCTACACCACCAACGACATCTTCACCGGCACCGGCAAGATCAAGAAGCAGCAGTACAACGCCCGGATCTACCAGCCGCTGGGCGACAACGGCGACTTTGTCAGCCTGATCGCGCACTACAACGAGAACCGCAACGCCTTCATCCGCCGCATCAATCTCGGCCAGTTCGAGCGTAACGGGGTGACCACGGCGAACCTGCCGGACACCACGCTCACCTACGACGCCGCCTGCGTCCGCCCGGCGCCCAACGCCGGCACCGTGCAGAACGAAGCCACCAGCGCCACCGGCTTCACCGCCTCCTGCGCCAACTATGTCGGCAACAACATCAATCCGTCCAACACCGGCAACCTGCGCGGCCAGGGCAGCTTCCACCTGACGGACAACCTGATCCTGACGGTCGACCCTTCGTTCCAGTACACGATCGCCAATGGCGGTGGCCGGGCGATCTTCCAGGAGAACGATCCGCAGTTCCGCACGCCGACCGACCTGAACGGCGACGGCGACGCCCTCGACCGCGTGCTGCTGTACTGGCCCAACACGACCAACACCCGCCGCTACAGCCTGACCTCCTCGATCATCTGGAAGTTCGCGGACAACCAGAGCCTGCGCGGCGCCTACACCATCGACTACGCGCGTCACCGCCAGACCGGCCAGGCCACCCGCTTCGACCAGAACGGCGATCCGCTGGACGTGTTCGGCGGCAAGGACGGCTACGGCCCGCCGGTCGTACTGTCGGACGGCACGATCCTGCGCCGCCGCGACCGCTTCTCGATCGCCACCTTGAACCAGTTCTCGATCGAGTATCGCGGCCGGTTCATGGAAGACCGCCTGCTGCTGAACGCCGGCCTGCGGGCGCCGTTCTTCAAGCGTGACCTGAACAACTATTGCTACCAGCGCGACACGTTCAACGCCTACTGCACCACCCAGAGCCCGACGGTTGTCGCCGGTACGGATGACGGCCAGGGCCGTCCCCTGGTCGTCTTCCCGACGGCGGGCAGCAGCCAGAACTCCAGCTCGGCCAACCGCTTCGCCCTGCCGCGGTCCTTCCAGGTCAAGTTCGACGATGTCCTGCCGAACGTGGGCGTGAGCTACGAGCTGACGGAAAATCACTCGATCTACGCCAGCTACGCCGAGACCCTGTCGGCGCCGCGCACCGACGATCTCTACGGCCAGAAGCTCTCGGACGTCGGGCCGGAAATCGGCAAGGCCATTGACCTCGGCTGGCGCTACCAGTCGCCGACCCTGTTGCTGACCGCCGCGGCCTGGCGCAACGACTTCTCGAACCGCATCGAACGCGCCTTCGACGAAGCCGCCGGCATCGCCTTCTCGCTCAATGTCGGCGACGTGAAGCTCTGGGGCGTCGACGGCCAGGTGAAGTGGCAGCCGGAAGACTATCTCTCGTTCTTCGCTTCGGCCTCGTACATCGAATCCGAAATCCAGAGCAACATCCCCGGCGAGAGCTTCGGGACGGTTCTCCAAACCAAGGGCAAGTCGCTCTACGAAACGCCCAAGCTGCAAGGCGCGGTGCGGGTCGACTGGGATCCGACCGAGTGGCTGAGCCTGGGCGTGCAAGGCAAGTTCGTCGGCGATCGTTGGACGAACCTGGTCAACACCGAAAAGGCGCCGGGCTATTCCCTCTGGGACCTCGACGCCCGCTTCAAGCTGCCGGTCTTCGAGATGGAGCAGACCTATCTCCAGCTCAACGTGAAGAACCTGTTCGACGAGCGTTATATCGGCGACCTCACCGGCAACCCCACCGGGACCAGCGTGTTCCAGCCGGGTTATTCGCGGACCTTCGTCGCGACCCTCCACGTCGAGTTCTAG
- a CDS encoding glycosyltransferase family 39 protein, whose protein sequence is MARNALSDHGFDAEWRAVLLITAALTAVRLAALFATPLELYPDEAQYWLWSRTLDWGYFSKPPMVAWTIWATTALGGDSEAWVRLASPLFHAGTTLCVYAVGRKLYGPHAALAGAALYLLMPGVQLSSLIASTDAPLLFFIGLALVAYVNLAGAEGRRRLLLALAFGAAVGLAFLAKYAAVYVLIALALHLGLSRQGRAAWSPGAATAALAAFLLVLAPNVAWNAAHGFATVQHTAANAAWGGRKLFNFAELGDFLVSQFGVFGPIPFAVLVGGAVLLAWRRRLTEADLLLLCFAIPPFLIVTGQSFISRANANWSGAGYVAASILVGAWLVRWRARGWLIAAIAFQAAAAVLFLACVLNPPFADKVGLANSFKRAKGWEQITEKMVERALREGPGELSAIAVNDRFLFNAAAYYGRDFLALPGQAPLVMWLREAHPQNQAETTAPLTAQVGRRVLAVSLEQVYRDEMAADFKTVQDREIVSVRLDRKRRRRAEIFIAEGFAPRPRDPVSGAPIPIRP, encoded by the coding sequence GTGGCCCGCAACGCTTTATCCGACCACGGATTTGACGCCGAATGGCGCGCCGTCCTGCTGATCACGGCGGCCCTGACCGCCGTGCGCCTGGCGGCGCTGTTCGCGACCCCCTTGGAGCTCTACCCGGACGAGGCCCAGTATTGGCTTTGGTCGAGGACCCTGGACTGGGGCTATTTCTCCAAACCTCCGATGGTCGCCTGGACCATCTGGGCCACCACGGCGCTCGGGGGCGATTCCGAGGCCTGGGTGCGGCTGGCCTCACCGCTCTTCCACGCCGGGACCACGCTCTGCGTCTATGCGGTGGGGCGGAAACTGTATGGTCCGCACGCGGCCCTGGCCGGGGCGGCGCTCTACCTGCTGATGCCCGGGGTGCAGCTCTCGTCGCTGATCGCCTCGACCGACGCGCCGCTGCTGTTCTTCATCGGCCTGGCGCTCGTGGCCTATGTGAACCTGGCCGGGGCCGAGGGACGGCGGCGCCTGCTTCTGGCGCTGGCCTTCGGCGCGGCGGTGGGCCTGGCCTTCCTGGCCAAATACGCGGCGGTCTACGTGCTGATCGCGCTCGCCCTGCACCTGGGGCTTTCCAGGCAGGGCCGCGCCGCCTGGTCCCCGGGGGCCGCGACGGCCGCCCTAGCGGCCTTCCTGCTCGTGCTGGCGCCCAATGTCGCCTGGAACGCCGCCCACGGTTTCGCCACCGTCCAGCATACGGCCGCCAACGCCGCCTGGGGCGGACGCAAGCTGTTCAACTTCGCGGAGCTCGGCGACTTCCTGGTCTCGCAGTTCGGGGTGTTCGGACCGATTCCGTTCGCGGTGCTGGTGGGCGGCGCGGTGCTGCTGGCCTGGCGCCGGCGGCTGACGGAGGCCGACCTGCTGCTGCTCTGCTTCGCCATCCCGCCCTTCCTGATCGTCACCGGCCAGTCGTTCATCAGCCGGGCCAACGCCAACTGGTCCGGGGCCGGCTATGTGGCGGCCTCGATCCTGGTGGGCGCCTGGCTGGTCCGGTGGCGGGCGCGCGGCTGGCTGATCGCCGCCATCGCCTTCCAGGCGGCGGCCGCGGTGCTGTTCCTGGCCTGCGTGCTCAACCCGCCCTTCGCCGACAAGGTGGGCCTGGCCAATTCCTTCAAGCGCGCCAAGGGCTGGGAGCAGATCACCGAGAAGATGGTCGAGCGCGCCCTGCGCGAGGGGCCGGGCGAGCTCTCGGCCATCGCGGTGAACGACCGGTTCCTGTTCAACGCCGCGGCCTATTACGGGCGCGACTTCCTCGCCCTGCCCGGCCAGGCGCCTCTGGTCATGTGGCTGCGCGAGGCCCATCCGCAGAACCAGGCCGAGACCACCGCCCCGCTGACGGCCCAGGTAGGCCGGCGGGTCCTGGCCGTCAGCCTGGAGCAGGTCTATCGCGACGAGATGGCGGCCGACTTCAAGACCGTCCAGGACCGCGAGATCGTCAGTGTCCGGCTGGACAGGAAGCGCCGCCGCCGTGCTGAGATCTTCATCGCCGAGGGCTTCGCGCCCAGGCCGCGCGACCCGGTCAGCGGTGCGCCGATCCCCATACGGCCTTGA
- the msrA gene encoding peptide-methionine (S)-S-oxide reductase MsrA, whose product MKPTLTAVALAAVFGLSAAAPASAPAWAAGPLKTAVFAGGCFWSVEKAMEGMPGVTEAVSGYSGGALRNPDYRNHEGHLESVKVTYDPARISYAELVDGFFHNIDPIDSGGQICDRGHAYTTAVFVTTEAERATALEVKARVAKTLGRSVATRVLRKSPFWPAEAYHQDYAKKNPAAYNRYRIGCGRDRALKAVWGSAHR is encoded by the coding sequence ATGAAACCGACCCTGACCGCCGTGGCCCTGGCCGCTGTCTTCGGCCTCTCGGCCGCCGCCCCGGCGAGCGCGCCGGCCTGGGCCGCCGGCCCGCTCAAGACCGCGGTCTTCGCCGGCGGCTGCTTCTGGTCCGTCGAAAAGGCCATGGAGGGCATGCCCGGCGTCACCGAGGCCGTCTCCGGCTATTCCGGCGGCGCCCTGCGAAACCCCGACTACCGGAACCACGAAGGCCACCTGGAGTCGGTGAAGGTCACCTACGACCCCGCCCGGATCAGCTATGCGGAGCTGGTGGACGGCTTCTTCCACAATATCGACCCGATCGATTCCGGCGGGCAGATCTGCGACCGCGGGCACGCCTACACCACCGCGGTGTTCGTCACGACCGAGGCCGAGCGGGCCACGGCGCTGGAGGTCAAGGCCCGGGTGGCCAAGACTCTCGGCAGGTCGGTGGCGACCAGGGTGCTGCGCAAGTCGCCCTTCTGGCCGGCGGAGGCCTACCACCAGGACTACGCCAAGAAGAACCCCGCCGCCTACAACCGCTACCGGATCGGCTGCGGCCGCGACCGGGCGCTCAAGGCCGTATGGGGATCGGCGCACCGCTGA
- a CDS encoding 3-oxoacid CoA-transferase subunit B, which yields MAWTREQMAARAAMELRDGFYVNLGIGIPTLVANYIPAGMHVTLQSENGMLGMGPFPYEGEEDADLINAGKQTITELDSSSYFSSADSFAMIRGGHIALSILGGMQVSEKGDLANWMVPGKVVKGMGGAMDLVAGVKRVVVVMDHIEKSGAPKLLKACTLPLTGAGVVDLLITDLGVFDISRGKSPLTLTALADGVTLDEVKAKTEADFAVAI from the coding sequence ATGGCCTGGACCCGCGAACAGATGGCGGCCCGCGCCGCCATGGAGCTGCGCGACGGCTTCTATGTGAACCTCGGAATCGGCATCCCGACCCTGGTGGCCAACTACATCCCGGCCGGCATGCACGTGACCCTGCAGAGCGAGAACGGCATGCTGGGCATGGGCCCCTTTCCCTATGAGGGGGAAGAGGACGCCGACCTGATCAACGCCGGCAAGCAGACCATCACCGAGCTGGACTCGTCGTCCTATTTCTCCAGCGCCGACTCGTTCGCCATGATCCGCGGCGGCCACATCGCGCTCTCCATCCTGGGCGGCATGCAGGTTTCCGAGAAGGGCGACCTGGCCAACTGGATGGTGCCCGGAAAGGTGGTCAAGGGCATGGGTGGGGCCATGGATCTGGTGGCCGGCGTCAAGCGCGTGGTCGTGGTCATGGACCACATCGAGAAGTCCGGCGCGCCCAAGCTGCTCAAGGCCTGCACCCTGCCGCTGACCGGCGCCGGCGTGGTCGACCTGCTGATCACCGATCTGGGCGTGTTCGACATCAGCCGAGGCAAGTCGCCCCTGACGCTCACGGCCCTGGCCGACGGCGTCACCCTGGACGAGGTCAAGGCCAAGACGGAAGCCGACTTCGCCGTCGCCATCTAG